The following proteins are encoded in a genomic region of Spirosoma sp. SC4-14:
- a CDS encoding glycosyltransferase family 4 protein translates to MTSRATDSVVWAHNPKNVAFIGDYLPRQCGIATFTSDLCKSYDSFIPDSKAVVVSVNDTPDGYDYPEEVRYDFYQHDQEAYRRAAEFLNAKDTEVVCLQHEYGIFGGPAGSYILTLLRNLTMPVVTTFHTILKSPNEEQLLVLKSIADLSSRVICMSEKGRDFLINIYDVPAEKIDLIPHGIPDMPFVDPHFYKDRFGMEGKQTLLTFGLLSPNKGIENVIRALPRIIERFPNVVYMVLGATHPHLIRHEGEAYRDSVLKLADDCGVGENVRFYNEFVELNDLLEYLGAADIYVTPYLNPAQITSGTLSYAFGCGKAVVSTPYWHAEELLADGRGVLVPFGDSEAIADEIIKLLTDEPTRHAMRKKGYMMGRDMIWERVIQGYASAFAKARRERMSTINNQTPYDMGGNGSAAFKLPAIRLDHLFRLTDSTGIVQHARYHLPFYEEGYCTDDNARALILALTLQEAGLGSQKLNQAADNYCAFLNHAYTADYRRFRNFMSYDRRWLEEVGSDDSTGRTVWALGVCIGRSADRNAVTWAMSLMEKVLPGVADMSSPRAWAFALLGIYEYQKKFNDDRLAKNIQRQLLDKLMFRYTETAASDWPWFENVLSYDNAVLAHALIRSGEQNLVDSGLRSLRWLVQLQTSERGHFQPIGSNGFYTKGQTRAYFDQQPLEAQSTVSACLAAFEITGDDYWHRSAIRVFKWFTGLNDLGLPIYDQQTGGCRDGLHIDRVNQNQGAESTLSYLLALAELYHVQKQSSETKPVGIKLSTLINA, encoded by the coding sequence ATGACATCACGCGCGACGGATTCGGTTGTTTGGGCCCACAATCCAAAAAATGTAGCTTTCATCGGAGATTACCTTCCCCGCCAGTGCGGTATTGCTACGTTTACCTCAGATTTATGCAAATCATACGATTCATTTATTCCTGATTCGAAAGCCGTTGTGGTGTCGGTAAACGACACGCCCGATGGCTATGATTACCCGGAAGAGGTTCGGTATGATTTCTACCAGCATGATCAGGAGGCTTATCGTAGGGCCGCCGAGTTTCTGAATGCAAAAGATACCGAAGTGGTTTGCCTTCAGCATGAGTATGGCATTTTTGGTGGGCCAGCCGGTAGTTACATTCTTACGTTGCTGCGTAATTTAACCATGCCCGTTGTTACAACCTTTCATACCATACTCAAAAGCCCCAATGAAGAACAGCTACTGGTCCTGAAAAGTATTGCCGATCTCTCGTCGCGGGTTATTTGTATGTCAGAAAAAGGACGCGATTTTCTGATCAATATCTATGACGTACCGGCCGAAAAAATTGATCTGATTCCCCATGGTATTCCCGATATGCCATTTGTTGATCCGCATTTTTATAAGGATCGTTTCGGAATGGAAGGGAAGCAGACCTTGCTCACATTTGGCCTTTTGTCGCCCAATAAAGGCATCGAAAATGTGATTCGGGCATTGCCACGCATTATCGAACGTTTCCCTAATGTTGTTTATATGGTGCTGGGCGCTACTCACCCGCATCTGATTCGTCACGAAGGCGAAGCCTATCGCGACAGTGTGCTGAAACTGGCCGACGACTGTGGCGTAGGGGAGAATGTTCGTTTTTATAATGAGTTTGTTGAACTGAACGACCTGCTGGAATACCTGGGTGCTGCCGATATTTATGTTACACCTTATCTGAATCCGGCTCAAATCACCTCCGGTACATTGTCGTATGCATTTGGCTGCGGTAAGGCTGTTGTGTCGACGCCCTACTGGCATGCCGAAGAGCTACTGGCCGATGGACGGGGCGTTTTGGTCCCCTTTGGCGATTCAGAAGCCATTGCCGATGAGATTATTAAGCTACTGACCGACGAACCAACCCGTCATGCCATGCGCAAAAAGGGGTATATGATGGGGCGCGATATGATCTGGGAGCGCGTTATTCAGGGCTATGCCAGTGCTTTTGCCAAAGCCCGTCGTGAACGGATGAGCACCATCAATAACCAGACTCCCTATGATATGGGCGGAAATGGAAGTGCTGCGTTCAAACTTCCCGCCATTCGTCTGGATCATCTCTTTCGGCTAACCGACTCAACGGGCATTGTCCAGCATGCCCGCTACCATTTACCTTTTTACGAAGAAGGCTATTGCACCGACGACAATGCCCGCGCTCTTATTCTGGCTCTGACACTTCAGGAGGCCGGTTTGGGCAGTCAGAAATTAAATCAGGCCGCAGATAACTACTGTGCGTTTTTGAATCATGCCTATACGGCCGATTATAGACGTTTCCGAAACTTTATGAGCTACGACCGTCGCTGGCTCGAAGAAGTTGGCTCAGACGATAGCACCGGTCGAACCGTTTGGGCGCTGGGTGTTTGTATTGGTCGCTCTGCCGATCGCAATGCCGTTACCTGGGCTATGAGCCTGATGGAAAAAGTGCTGCCGGGTGTTGCCGATATGTCGTCGCCACGGGCCTGGGCTTTTGCGCTGCTGGGTATATACGAATACCAGAAGAAATTTAACGACGACCGTCTGGCTAAAAATATTCAACGGCAGTTACTCGACAAACTGATGTTTCGCTATACGGAAACTGCTGCCAGCGACTGGCCCTGGTTCGAGAATGTATTGTCGTACGATAATGCTGTGCTGGCTCATGCCTTAATTCGCTCCGGCGAGCAGAATCTGGTTGATAGTGGCCTGCGGTCGCTTCGATGGCTGGTTCAGCTACAGACGTCGGAGCGAGGCCATTTTCAGCCTATTGGTTCGAATGGATTCTACACAAAAGGGCAAACCCGAGCTTATTTCGATCAGCAACCGCTCGAAGCCCAAAGCACTGTGTCGGCCTGTCTGGCAGCTTTTGAAATAACAGGCGACGATTACTGGCATCGATCCGCTATTCGGGTCTTTAAGTGGTTTACGGGCCTCAACGACCTTGGATTGCCCATATATGATCAGCAAACGGGTGGCTGCCGCGATGGATTGCACATTGACCGGGTCAATCAGAATCAGGGAGCCGAATCAACGCTGTCGTATCTGCTGGCGCTGGCTGAGTTATATCATGTTCAGAAACAGTCGTCAGAAACAAAGCCAGTTGGTATTAAGCTGTCGACGCTTATAAACGCATAA
- a CDS encoding glycoside hydrolase family 130 protein, translating into MSIKATRTGIVLRPDPTRVLFRPFELGSTTRTLKIIARVGSMTDEEAEQKLEEVIREFGGRHYKLERFLLQRFEQIKPQLLTDEPLTDARKLLLGAYFTMEYSLESAALFNPSMIWHPDQSNVPPGYKRFILSLRATGEGHVSSISFRMGYIDEEGKIVLRKPSRYVTSPEIVANHLFNRAQFERKLYELRLVNSIQEKMMTGLGDEFSLADLEGQIKRVTAQYRYNAEYETIASGLLALAKSNYEIHFEEDQSLDERCIFPTSPNETNGIEDARFVQFTDDDGDVTYYATYTAYNGRVTFPQLLATKDFTHFSVSTLNGAEVSNKGMALFPRKIGGRYAMISRQDGENIYLMYSDDLYFWQTKELILKPTYHWEYVQLGNCGSPIETEAGWLVLSHGVGPMRKYAIGAFLLDLNDPSKVLGRTLEPILSPDENEREGYVPNVVYSCGGLINNGELIIPYAMSDYASSFATVNVSELLAELTYGG; encoded by the coding sequence ATGAGTATAAAAGCAACCCGTACGGGTATTGTGCTTCGGCCCGATCCTACACGTGTTTTGTTTCGCCCGTTCGAATTGGGAAGTACCACCCGCACATTGAAAATTATTGCGCGTGTGGGCAGCATGACCGACGAGGAAGCCGAGCAAAAACTGGAGGAAGTTATTCGTGAGTTTGGTGGTCGACACTACAAACTGGAGCGATTTCTACTGCAACGATTTGAGCAGATTAAGCCTCAGTTACTAACCGACGAGCCATTGACCGATGCGCGGAAATTACTGCTTGGGGCTTATTTTACGATGGAATATTCGCTGGAGTCGGCGGCCCTGTTCAATCCGTCGATGATCTGGCATCCCGATCAGAGCAATGTGCCACCAGGTTATAAACGGTTTATTCTGAGCTTACGGGCAACGGGCGAAGGACACGTATCGTCTATTTCGTTTCGAATGGGCTATATCGACGAGGAAGGTAAGATTGTGTTGCGAAAGCCATCTCGTTATGTGACATCGCCAGAAATTGTAGCCAACCACTTATTTAACCGGGCTCAGTTTGAGCGCAAGCTCTATGAGCTGCGACTCGTAAACAGTATTCAGGAAAAAATGATGACTGGCCTTGGCGACGAGTTTAGTCTGGCCGATCTCGAAGGGCAGATCAAGCGCGTAACGGCGCAATATCGCTACAATGCCGAATACGAAACCATTGCCAGTGGATTGCTGGCACTGGCCAAATCGAACTACGAAATCCATTTTGAGGAAGATCAGAGCCTGGATGAACGCTGTATTTTCCCAACCTCGCCTAATGAAACCAATGGCATTGAAGATGCCCGGTTCGTGCAGTTCACCGACGACGATGGCGACGTGACCTACTATGCTACCTACACGGCCTACAACGGCCGTGTTACGTTTCCGCAATTGCTGGCCACCAAAGATTTTACGCACTTCAGCGTCAGCACGCTGAATGGAGCCGAGGTGTCGAATAAGGGAATGGCTTTGTTTCCACGAAAAATTGGCGGTCGATATGCCATGATTTCGCGGCAGGATGGCGAGAATATTTATCTGATGTATTCCGACGATCTGTATTTCTGGCAGACAAAGGAGTTGATTCTGAAACCTACCTATCATTGGGAATATGTGCAGTTGGGTAATTGTGGATCACCCATTGAAACCGAAGCGGGTTGGCTGGTGCTGAGTCATGGGGTAGGGCCAATGCGTAAGTATGCTATTGGGGCTTTCCTGCTCGATCTTAACGACCCGAGCAAAGTGCTTGGCCGAACACTAGAGCCAATCCTGAGCCCCGACGAAAACGAGCGCGAAGGCTATGTGCCCAATGTAGTGTATAGCTGTGGCGGGTTGATTAATAATGGGGAGCTAATTATTCCCTATGCCATGTCTGACTATGCCAGTAGCTTTGCTACTGTAAACGTTAGCGAACTGCTGGCCGAACTTACGTATGGGGGGTAA